From Coffea arabica cultivar ET-39 chromosome 2e, Coffea Arabica ET-39 HiFi, whole genome shotgun sequence, the proteins below share one genomic window:
- the LOC113728094 gene encoding uncharacterized protein isoform X1 translates to MGKIWILGSSCRNLLCPFFIGYALICTGVHCFQFGQIPAGDDGGGGRDDGFNSTFTISSFTYAQTRLKPYDWRYIKVNLPPWFSSMSINLESDVDLYSQDLRNIREASTSNLPMICFREGSPPLPDVYNTSLTGLVFDYVSNDSIGGIQGLQIVEQCYPMQKIISLRLTNEQISPGVWYFGLFNGIGPIRTQSKMINRGQSYSFSCNVSVEGCTAPMVTGQFCNQTVNLLTCAEGYVVTDSSSGNKTSDLVAENVVVCRNADDGTCHVDNGPKVFSLNVMGFSEELTITASNIRFNSNSTKNASGIILMSYARHGAMPLDTLHDYSGNISKAPLVIPAPKLGRWYVTVQPVSLPNSGGLRELSTAVCYSLEWQVLQCPVDKAGPNCTWKRYMLQTVLRKNPSAPFESYYLPLSEKVLSDSANFPLEPLLSNSSYGGNNDVAWTFFLVDIPYGAAGGNIHIRLTSDDKISYEMYARYGGFPSLDNWDYFCTNSTSSSNGSMFFKLYDSTEKSIGFYILYPREGIWNFGLRQVNPVGSGYTYQTTMSISVERCPQKCSAHGNCQFLLDTSGLSLYSYCACDRNHGGFDCSVELVSHKGKLLKNHVGRIWQSISLIASNAAAVLPAYWALRHKAFAEWVLFTSSGISSGLYHACDVGTWCALTFHVLQFMDFWLSFMAVVSTFVYLAAINETSKRTIHTIVAIVTALMAETGPTRSSNIVLVLAIGTLGLIAGWLIELCTHYRSFACSAQFHLNLVDRSAIKEWIRNLVDTLLRRYRWGFVIAGFVALAMAAISWKLENSQTYWIWHSIWHVSIYTSSFLFLCSKAKDPSDRSYVLTRQNSFTGANGEIAAQFIKRMKIFSTQLGICL, encoded by the exons ATGGGCAAAATTTGGATTCTGGGTTCTTCTTGTCGGAATCTGTTGTGTCCCTTCTTTATAGGATACGCTCTTATTTGTACTGGAGTTCACTGTTTTCAGTTTGGACAAATACCAGCTGGTGATGATGGTGGAGGAGGACGTGATGATGGTTTTAATTCTACTTTCACTATTTCCAGCTTTACTTATGCTCAAACTAGACTTAAACCTTACGATTGGCGGTATATTAAAG TGAATTTGCCGCCATGGTTCTCTTCGATGTCAATAAATTTAGAATCAGATGTAGACCTT TATTCGCAGGATCTGAGGAACATTAGAGAAGCCTCAACAAGCAATCTTCCAATGATTTGCTTCCGTGAAGGGAGCCCCCCCCTGCCTGATGTTTATAATACTTCTCTAACTGGTCTAG TGTTCGATTATGTCTCGAATGATTCTATTGGAGGAATACAAGGTCTTCAGATTGTTGAGCAGTGCTACCCTATGCAGAAGATAATATCTCTGAGATTGACAAATGAGCAG ATTTCTCCTGGTGTATGGTACTTTGGTTTATTCAATGGCATTGGACCTATAAGGACACAGTCAAAAATG ATTAATCGTGGCCAATCATACTCTTTTAGTTGCAATGTGAGTGTGGAAGGATGTACAGCCCCAATGGTGACTGGCCAATTCTGCAACCAGACGGTTAATCTGCTTACGTGTGCTGAGGGATATGTTGTAACCGATAGCAGTTCTGGTAACAAAACTTCTGATCTAGTGGCAGAGAATGTGGTTGTTTGCAGAAATGCTGATGATGGGACTTGTCATGTGGATAATGGACCAAAAGTCTTCTCTTTGAATGTAATGGGATTTTCTGAAGAGCTAACAATTACTGCCTCAAATATTAGGTTCAATTCAAATAGCACAAAAAATGCAAGTGGGATTATCTTGATGTCTTATGCTCGGCATGGTGCAATGCCGCTAGATACGTTGCATGATTATTCTGGCAATATCAGCAAAGCCCCTCTAGTTATACCAGCACCAAAACTTGGCCGTTGGTATGTTACTGTTCAACCGGTCAGTCTTCCAAACAGTGGCGGACTTCGAGAACTGAGCACAGCTGTTTGTTATTCATTGGAGTGGCAAGTTCTTCAGTGTCCTGTGGATAAAGCTGGACCTAACTGTACATGGAAAAGATACATGCTTCAG ACTGTTCTTCGGAAAAATCCTTCTGCCCCTTTTGAATCCTACTACTTGCCATTGAGTGAGAAGGTGTTGTCAGATTCAGCTAACTTTCCTTTAGAACCGCTTTTGAGCAATTCTTCTTATGGAGGAAATAATGATGTTGCTTGGACATTTTTCCTCGTAGACATCCCTTATGGTGCTGCTGGAGGAAATATCCATATCCGCCTTACATCAGATGATAAGATAAGTTATGAAATGTATGCCAGATATGGAGGATTTCCTTCTCTGGATAACTGGGACTATTTCTGCACAAATAGCACGAGCAGCAGCAATGGTTCCATGTTTTTTAAGCTGTATGATTCTACTGAGAAATCAATCggtttttatatattatatccAAGAGAAggaatctggaattttggacTGAGGCAAGTAAATCCCGTTGGTAGTGGATACACATATCAAACAACTATGTCTATCTCAGTAGAGAGATGTCCACAAAAATGTTCTGCTCATGGAAACTGTCAATTTCTTTTAGATACCAGTGGGCTGTCACTATACAG CTACTGTGCTTGTGATCGTAACCATGGAGGCTTTGACTGCAGCGTGGAGTTGGTGTCACATAAAG GAAAATTGCTGAAAAATCATGTAGGGCGCATATGGCAATCAATTTCCCTCATTGCATCCAATGCTGCAGCTGTGCTTCCCGCTTACTGGGCCCTCCGCCATAAG GCATTTGCTGAATGGGTTCTTTTCACATCTAGTGGGATCTCAAGTGGGCTGTATCATGCTTGTGATGTAGGAACCTGGTGTGCATTAACATTTCATGTCTTGCAG TTTATGGATTTCTGGCTTTCATTCATGGCGGTTGTCAGCACTTTTGTGTACCTAGCTGCTATTAATGAAACTTCAAAGAGGACGATTCACACAATTGTTGCAATAGTAACGGCCCTTATGGCTGAAACTGGTCCAACACG ATCCTCAAACATCGTTCTTGTTTTAGCCATTGGGACTTTGGGTCTTATTGCTGGGTGGCTGATTGAGCTTTGTACTCACTATAGATCGTTTGCCTGTTCGGCTCAGTTCCATCTGAATTTGGTTGATAG ATCAGCCATAAAGGAATGGATACGTAATCTTGTTGACACGCTTCTAAGACGATATCGGTGGGGCTTTGTTATAGCAGGGTTCGTTGCCTTAGCGATGGCTGCAAtaagctggaaactggaaaatAGCCAAACCTACTGGATTTGGCACAG CATATGGCACGTCTCCATATAtacttcttccttccttttcctCTGTTCAAAAGCAAAAGATCCCTCAGACAGGAGCTATGTGCTAACTCGACAAAATTCATTCACTGGAGCGAACGGGGAGATAGCAGCA CAGTTTATCAAGAGGATGAAGATTTTTTCCACTCAACTAGGCATCTGTTTGTAG
- the LOC113728094 gene encoding uncharacterized protein isoform X5 gives MQKIISLRLTNEQISPGVWYFGLFNGIGPIRTQSKMINRGQSYSFSCNVSVEGCTAPMVTGQFCNQTVNLLTCAEGYVVTDSSSGNKTSDLVAENVVVCRNADDGTCHVDNGPKVFSLNVMGFSEELTITASNIRFNSNSTKNASGIILMSYARHGAMPLDTLHDYSGNISKAPLVIPAPKLGRWYVTVQPVSLPNSGGLRELSTAVCYSLEWQVLQCPVDKAGPNCTWKRYMLQTVLRKNPSAPFESYYLPLSEKVLSDSANFPLEPLLSNSSYGGNNDVAWTFFLVDIPYGAAGGNIHIRLTSDDKISYEMYARYGGFPSLDNWDYFCTNSTSSSNGSMFFKLYDSTEKSIGFYILYPREGIWNFGLRQVNPVGSGYTYQTTMSISVERCPQKCSAHGNCQFLLDTSGLSLYSYCACDRNHGGFDCSVELVSHKGKLLKNHVGRIWQSISLIASNAAAVLPAYWALRHKAFAEWVLFTSSGISSGLYHACDVGTWCALTFHVLQFMDFWLSFMAVVSTFVYLAAINETSKRTIHTIVAIVTALMAETGPTRSSNIVLVLAIGTLGLIAGWLIELCTHYRSFACSAQFHLNLVDRSAIKEWIRNLVDTLLRRYRWGFVIAGFVALAMAAISWKLENSQTYWIWHSIWHVSIYTSSFLFLCSKAKDPSDRSYVLTRQNSFTGANGEIAAQFIKRMKIFSTQLGICL, from the exons ATGCAGAAGATAATATCTCTGAGATTGACAAATGAGCAG ATTTCTCCTGGTGTATGGTACTTTGGTTTATTCAATGGCATTGGACCTATAAGGACACAGTCAAAAATG ATTAATCGTGGCCAATCATACTCTTTTAGTTGCAATGTGAGTGTGGAAGGATGTACAGCCCCAATGGTGACTGGCCAATTCTGCAACCAGACGGTTAATCTGCTTACGTGTGCTGAGGGATATGTTGTAACCGATAGCAGTTCTGGTAACAAAACTTCTGATCTAGTGGCAGAGAATGTGGTTGTTTGCAGAAATGCTGATGATGGGACTTGTCATGTGGATAATGGACCAAAAGTCTTCTCTTTGAATGTAATGGGATTTTCTGAAGAGCTAACAATTACTGCCTCAAATATTAGGTTCAATTCAAATAGCACAAAAAATGCAAGTGGGATTATCTTGATGTCTTATGCTCGGCATGGTGCAATGCCGCTAGATACGTTGCATGATTATTCTGGCAATATCAGCAAAGCCCCTCTAGTTATACCAGCACCAAAACTTGGCCGTTGGTATGTTACTGTTCAACCGGTCAGTCTTCCAAACAGTGGCGGACTTCGAGAACTGAGCACAGCTGTTTGTTATTCATTGGAGTGGCAAGTTCTTCAGTGTCCTGTGGATAAAGCTGGACCTAACTGTACATGGAAAAGATACATGCTTCAG ACTGTTCTTCGGAAAAATCCTTCTGCCCCTTTTGAATCCTACTACTTGCCATTGAGTGAGAAGGTGTTGTCAGATTCAGCTAACTTTCCTTTAGAACCGCTTTTGAGCAATTCTTCTTATGGAGGAAATAATGATGTTGCTTGGACATTTTTCCTCGTAGACATCCCTTATGGTGCTGCTGGAGGAAATATCCATATCCGCCTTACATCAGATGATAAGATAAGTTATGAAATGTATGCCAGATATGGAGGATTTCCTTCTCTGGATAACTGGGACTATTTCTGCACAAATAGCACGAGCAGCAGCAATGGTTCCATGTTTTTTAAGCTGTATGATTCTACTGAGAAATCAATCggtttttatatattatatccAAGAGAAggaatctggaattttggacTGAGGCAAGTAAATCCCGTTGGTAGTGGATACACATATCAAACAACTATGTCTATCTCAGTAGAGAGATGTCCACAAAAATGTTCTGCTCATGGAAACTGTCAATTTCTTTTAGATACCAGTGGGCTGTCACTATACAG CTACTGTGCTTGTGATCGTAACCATGGAGGCTTTGACTGCAGCGTGGAGTTGGTGTCACATAAAG GAAAATTGCTGAAAAATCATGTAGGGCGCATATGGCAATCAATTTCCCTCATTGCATCCAATGCTGCAGCTGTGCTTCCCGCTTACTGGGCCCTCCGCCATAAG GCATTTGCTGAATGGGTTCTTTTCACATCTAGTGGGATCTCAAGTGGGCTGTATCATGCTTGTGATGTAGGAACCTGGTGTGCATTAACATTTCATGTCTTGCAG TTTATGGATTTCTGGCTTTCATTCATGGCGGTTGTCAGCACTTTTGTGTACCTAGCTGCTATTAATGAAACTTCAAAGAGGACGATTCACACAATTGTTGCAATAGTAACGGCCCTTATGGCTGAAACTGGTCCAACACG ATCCTCAAACATCGTTCTTGTTTTAGCCATTGGGACTTTGGGTCTTATTGCTGGGTGGCTGATTGAGCTTTGTACTCACTATAGATCGTTTGCCTGTTCGGCTCAGTTCCATCTGAATTTGGTTGATAG ATCAGCCATAAAGGAATGGATACGTAATCTTGTTGACACGCTTCTAAGACGATATCGGTGGGGCTTTGTTATAGCAGGGTTCGTTGCCTTAGCGATGGCTGCAAtaagctggaaactggaaaatAGCCAAACCTACTGGATTTGGCACAG CATATGGCACGTCTCCATATAtacttcttccttccttttcctCTGTTCAAAAGCAAAAGATCCCTCAGACAGGAGCTATGTGCTAACTCGACAAAATTCATTCACTGGAGCGAACGGGGAGATAGCAGCA CAGTTTATCAAGAGGATGAAGATTTTTTCCACTCAACTAGGCATCTGTTTGTAG
- the LOC113728094 gene encoding uncharacterized protein isoform X2, with amino-acid sequence MGKIWILGSSCRNLLCPFFIGYALICTGVHCFQFGQIPAGDDGGGGRDDGFNSTFTISSFTYAQTRLKPYDWRYIKVNLPPWFSSMSINLESDVDLYSQDLRNIREASTSNLPMICFREGSPPLPDVYNTSLTGLVFDYVSNDSIGGIQGLQIVEQCYPMQKIISLRLTNEQISPGVWYFGLFNGIGPIRTQSKMINRGQSYSFSCNVSVEGCTAPMVTGQFCNQTVNLLTCAEGYVVTDSSSGNKTSDLVAENVVVCRNADDGTCHVDNGPKVFSLNVMGFSEELTITASNIRFNSNSTKNASGIILMSYARHGAMPLDTLHDYSGNISKAPLVIPAPKLGRWYVTVQPVSLPNSGGLRELSTAVCYSLEWQVLQCPVDKAGPNCTWKRYMLQTVLRKNPSAPFESYYLPLSEKVLSDSANFPLEPLLSNSSYGGNNDVAWTFFLVDIPYGAAGGNIHIRLTSDDKISYEMYARYGGFPSLDNWDYFCTNSTSSSNGSMFFKLYDSTEKSIGFYILYPREGIWNFGLRQVNPVGSGYTYQTTMSISVERCPQKCSAHGNCQFLLDTSGLSLYSYCACDRNHGGFDCSVELVSHKGRIWQSISLIASNAAAVLPAYWALRHKAFAEWVLFTSSGISSGLYHACDVGTWCALTFHVLQFMDFWLSFMAVVSTFVYLAAINETSKRTIHTIVAIVTALMAETGPTRSSNIVLVLAIGTLGLIAGWLIELCTHYRSFACSAQFHLNLVDRSAIKEWIRNLVDTLLRRYRWGFVIAGFVALAMAAISWKLENSQTYWIWHSIWHVSIYTSSFLFLCSKAKDPSDRSYVLTRQNSFTGANGEIAAQFIKRMKIFSTQLGICL; translated from the exons ATGGGCAAAATTTGGATTCTGGGTTCTTCTTGTCGGAATCTGTTGTGTCCCTTCTTTATAGGATACGCTCTTATTTGTACTGGAGTTCACTGTTTTCAGTTTGGACAAATACCAGCTGGTGATGATGGTGGAGGAGGACGTGATGATGGTTTTAATTCTACTTTCACTATTTCCAGCTTTACTTATGCTCAAACTAGACTTAAACCTTACGATTGGCGGTATATTAAAG TGAATTTGCCGCCATGGTTCTCTTCGATGTCAATAAATTTAGAATCAGATGTAGACCTT TATTCGCAGGATCTGAGGAACATTAGAGAAGCCTCAACAAGCAATCTTCCAATGATTTGCTTCCGTGAAGGGAGCCCCCCCCTGCCTGATGTTTATAATACTTCTCTAACTGGTCTAG TGTTCGATTATGTCTCGAATGATTCTATTGGAGGAATACAAGGTCTTCAGATTGTTGAGCAGTGCTACCCTATGCAGAAGATAATATCTCTGAGATTGACAAATGAGCAG ATTTCTCCTGGTGTATGGTACTTTGGTTTATTCAATGGCATTGGACCTATAAGGACACAGTCAAAAATG ATTAATCGTGGCCAATCATACTCTTTTAGTTGCAATGTGAGTGTGGAAGGATGTACAGCCCCAATGGTGACTGGCCAATTCTGCAACCAGACGGTTAATCTGCTTACGTGTGCTGAGGGATATGTTGTAACCGATAGCAGTTCTGGTAACAAAACTTCTGATCTAGTGGCAGAGAATGTGGTTGTTTGCAGAAATGCTGATGATGGGACTTGTCATGTGGATAATGGACCAAAAGTCTTCTCTTTGAATGTAATGGGATTTTCTGAAGAGCTAACAATTACTGCCTCAAATATTAGGTTCAATTCAAATAGCACAAAAAATGCAAGTGGGATTATCTTGATGTCTTATGCTCGGCATGGTGCAATGCCGCTAGATACGTTGCATGATTATTCTGGCAATATCAGCAAAGCCCCTCTAGTTATACCAGCACCAAAACTTGGCCGTTGGTATGTTACTGTTCAACCGGTCAGTCTTCCAAACAGTGGCGGACTTCGAGAACTGAGCACAGCTGTTTGTTATTCATTGGAGTGGCAAGTTCTTCAGTGTCCTGTGGATAAAGCTGGACCTAACTGTACATGGAAAAGATACATGCTTCAG ACTGTTCTTCGGAAAAATCCTTCTGCCCCTTTTGAATCCTACTACTTGCCATTGAGTGAGAAGGTGTTGTCAGATTCAGCTAACTTTCCTTTAGAACCGCTTTTGAGCAATTCTTCTTATGGAGGAAATAATGATGTTGCTTGGACATTTTTCCTCGTAGACATCCCTTATGGTGCTGCTGGAGGAAATATCCATATCCGCCTTACATCAGATGATAAGATAAGTTATGAAATGTATGCCAGATATGGAGGATTTCCTTCTCTGGATAACTGGGACTATTTCTGCACAAATAGCACGAGCAGCAGCAATGGTTCCATGTTTTTTAAGCTGTATGATTCTACTGAGAAATCAATCggtttttatatattatatccAAGAGAAggaatctggaattttggacTGAGGCAAGTAAATCCCGTTGGTAGTGGATACACATATCAAACAACTATGTCTATCTCAGTAGAGAGATGTCCACAAAAATGTTCTGCTCATGGAAACTGTCAATTTCTTTTAGATACCAGTGGGCTGTCACTATACAG CTACTGTGCTTGTGATCGTAACCATGGAGGCTTTGACTGCAGCGTGGAGTTGGTGTCACATAAAG GGCGCATATGGCAATCAATTTCCCTCATTGCATCCAATGCTGCAGCTGTGCTTCCCGCTTACTGGGCCCTCCGCCATAAG GCATTTGCTGAATGGGTTCTTTTCACATCTAGTGGGATCTCAAGTGGGCTGTATCATGCTTGTGATGTAGGAACCTGGTGTGCATTAACATTTCATGTCTTGCAG TTTATGGATTTCTGGCTTTCATTCATGGCGGTTGTCAGCACTTTTGTGTACCTAGCTGCTATTAATGAAACTTCAAAGAGGACGATTCACACAATTGTTGCAATAGTAACGGCCCTTATGGCTGAAACTGGTCCAACACG ATCCTCAAACATCGTTCTTGTTTTAGCCATTGGGACTTTGGGTCTTATTGCTGGGTGGCTGATTGAGCTTTGTACTCACTATAGATCGTTTGCCTGTTCGGCTCAGTTCCATCTGAATTTGGTTGATAG ATCAGCCATAAAGGAATGGATACGTAATCTTGTTGACACGCTTCTAAGACGATATCGGTGGGGCTTTGTTATAGCAGGGTTCGTTGCCTTAGCGATGGCTGCAAtaagctggaaactggaaaatAGCCAAACCTACTGGATTTGGCACAG CATATGGCACGTCTCCATATAtacttcttccttccttttcctCTGTTCAAAAGCAAAAGATCCCTCAGACAGGAGCTATGTGCTAACTCGACAAAATTCATTCACTGGAGCGAACGGGGAGATAGCAGCA CAGTTTATCAAGAGGATGAAGATTTTTTCCACTCAACTAGGCATCTGTTTGTAG
- the LOC113728094 gene encoding uncharacterized protein isoform X3 — MGKIWILGSSCRNLLCPFFIGYALICTGVHCFQFGQIPAGDDGGGGRDDGFNSTFTISSFTYAQTRLKPYDWRYIKVNLPPWFSSMSINLESDVDLYSQDLRNIREASTSNLPMICFREGSPPLPDVYNTSLTGLVFDYVSNDSIGGIQGLQIVEQCYPMQKIISLRLTNEQISPGVWYFGLFNGIGPIRTQSKMINRGQSYSFSCNVSVEGCTAPMVTGQFCNQTVNLLTCAEGYVVTDSSSGNKTSDLVAENVVVCRNADDGTCHVDNGPKVFSLNVMGFSEELTITASNIRFNSNSTKNASGIILMSYARHGAMPLDTLHDYSGNISKAPLVIPAPKLGRWYVTVQPVSLPNSGGLRELSTAVCYSLEWQVLQCPVDKAGPNCTWKRYMLQTVLRKNPSAPFESYYLPLSEKVLSDSANFPLEPLLSNSSYGGNNDVAWTFFLVDIPYGAAGGNIHIRLTSDDKISYEMYARYGGFPSLDNWDYFCTNSTSSSNGSMFFKLYDSTEKSIGFYILYPREGIWNFGLRQVNPVGSGYTYQTTMSISVERCPQKCSAHGNCQFLLDTSGLSLYSYCACDRNHGGFDCSVELVSHKGRIWQSISLIASNAAAVLPAYWALRHKAFAEWVLFTSSGISSGLYHACDVGTWCALTFHVLQFMDFWLSFMAVVSTFVYLAAINETSKRTIHTIVAIVTALMAETGPTRSSNIVLVLAIGTLGLIAGWLIELCTHYRSFACSAQFHLNLVDRSAIKEWIRNLVDTLLRRYRWGFVIAGFVALAMAAISWKLENSQTYWIWHSIWHVSIYTSSFLFLCSKAKDPSDRSYVLTRQNSFTGANGEIAAVSLSRG, encoded by the exons ATGGGCAAAATTTGGATTCTGGGTTCTTCTTGTCGGAATCTGTTGTGTCCCTTCTTTATAGGATACGCTCTTATTTGTACTGGAGTTCACTGTTTTCAGTTTGGACAAATACCAGCTGGTGATGATGGTGGAGGAGGACGTGATGATGGTTTTAATTCTACTTTCACTATTTCCAGCTTTACTTATGCTCAAACTAGACTTAAACCTTACGATTGGCGGTATATTAAAG TGAATTTGCCGCCATGGTTCTCTTCGATGTCAATAAATTTAGAATCAGATGTAGACCTT TATTCGCAGGATCTGAGGAACATTAGAGAAGCCTCAACAAGCAATCTTCCAATGATTTGCTTCCGTGAAGGGAGCCCCCCCCTGCCTGATGTTTATAATACTTCTCTAACTGGTCTAG TGTTCGATTATGTCTCGAATGATTCTATTGGAGGAATACAAGGTCTTCAGATTGTTGAGCAGTGCTACCCTATGCAGAAGATAATATCTCTGAGATTGACAAATGAGCAG ATTTCTCCTGGTGTATGGTACTTTGGTTTATTCAATGGCATTGGACCTATAAGGACACAGTCAAAAATG ATTAATCGTGGCCAATCATACTCTTTTAGTTGCAATGTGAGTGTGGAAGGATGTACAGCCCCAATGGTGACTGGCCAATTCTGCAACCAGACGGTTAATCTGCTTACGTGTGCTGAGGGATATGTTGTAACCGATAGCAGTTCTGGTAACAAAACTTCTGATCTAGTGGCAGAGAATGTGGTTGTTTGCAGAAATGCTGATGATGGGACTTGTCATGTGGATAATGGACCAAAAGTCTTCTCTTTGAATGTAATGGGATTTTCTGAAGAGCTAACAATTACTGCCTCAAATATTAGGTTCAATTCAAATAGCACAAAAAATGCAAGTGGGATTATCTTGATGTCTTATGCTCGGCATGGTGCAATGCCGCTAGATACGTTGCATGATTATTCTGGCAATATCAGCAAAGCCCCTCTAGTTATACCAGCACCAAAACTTGGCCGTTGGTATGTTACTGTTCAACCGGTCAGTCTTCCAAACAGTGGCGGACTTCGAGAACTGAGCACAGCTGTTTGTTATTCATTGGAGTGGCAAGTTCTTCAGTGTCCTGTGGATAAAGCTGGACCTAACTGTACATGGAAAAGATACATGCTTCAG ACTGTTCTTCGGAAAAATCCTTCTGCCCCTTTTGAATCCTACTACTTGCCATTGAGTGAGAAGGTGTTGTCAGATTCAGCTAACTTTCCTTTAGAACCGCTTTTGAGCAATTCTTCTTATGGAGGAAATAATGATGTTGCTTGGACATTTTTCCTCGTAGACATCCCTTATGGTGCTGCTGGAGGAAATATCCATATCCGCCTTACATCAGATGATAAGATAAGTTATGAAATGTATGCCAGATATGGAGGATTTCCTTCTCTGGATAACTGGGACTATTTCTGCACAAATAGCACGAGCAGCAGCAATGGTTCCATGTTTTTTAAGCTGTATGATTCTACTGAGAAATCAATCggtttttatatattatatccAAGAGAAggaatctggaattttggacTGAGGCAAGTAAATCCCGTTGGTAGTGGATACACATATCAAACAACTATGTCTATCTCAGTAGAGAGATGTCCACAAAAATGTTCTGCTCATGGAAACTGTCAATTTCTTTTAGATACCAGTGGGCTGTCACTATACAG CTACTGTGCTTGTGATCGTAACCATGGAGGCTTTGACTGCAGCGTGGAGTTGGTGTCACATAAAG GGCGCATATGGCAATCAATTTCCCTCATTGCATCCAATGCTGCAGCTGTGCTTCCCGCTTACTGGGCCCTCCGCCATAAG GCATTTGCTGAATGGGTTCTTTTCACATCTAGTGGGATCTCAAGTGGGCTGTATCATGCTTGTGATGTAGGAACCTGGTGTGCATTAACATTTCATGTCTTGCAG TTTATGGATTTCTGGCTTTCATTCATGGCGGTTGTCAGCACTTTTGTGTACCTAGCTGCTATTAATGAAACTTCAAAGAGGACGATTCACACAATTGTTGCAATAGTAACGGCCCTTATGGCTGAAACTGGTCCAACACG ATCCTCAAACATCGTTCTTGTTTTAGCCATTGGGACTTTGGGTCTTATTGCTGGGTGGCTGATTGAGCTTTGTACTCACTATAGATCGTTTGCCTGTTCGGCTCAGTTCCATCTGAATTTGGTTGATAG ATCAGCCATAAAGGAATGGATACGTAATCTTGTTGACACGCTTCTAAGACGATATCGGTGGGGCTTTGTTATAGCAGGGTTCGTTGCCTTAGCGATGGCTGCAAtaagctggaaactggaaaatAGCCAAACCTACTGGATTTGGCACAG CATATGGCACGTCTCCATATAtacttcttccttccttttcctCTGTTCAAAAGCAAAAGATCCCTCAGACAGGAGCTATGTGCTAACTCGACAAAATTCATTCACTGGAGCGAACGGGGAGATAGCAGCAGTTAG TTTATCAAGAGGATGA